A section of the Bradyrhizobium oligotrophicum S58 genome encodes:
- a CDS encoding ABC transporter substrate-binding protein — MKNNLTRRDFCATALVTIGASTIASPHVWAADKKYDAGASDTEIKLGQTIPHSGPGSLYGVLGRVGEAYFQMLNEQGGINGRKIKFLTMDDAYSAPKCVEATRRLVEQDEVLALYGSLGTAPQTAVHKYLNSKGVPQLLLNTGASKWNDPKNNKWTMAGLPLYPTEARILAKHVLSVKPEAKIGILYQNDDFGRDFLGPFKKTLADAGGKAQVIMEQTYDLTEPTVDSQLINLSKSGADVFYNISTGKATSQSIRKVAELGWKPLQLLSAGSTGRSILSAAGLENAKDIVAIRYSKDAGVPQWKDDPDVKGFEALRAKYLPNIDPDNTIAYAGYGQAVSMGEILRRCGDTLTRENVLKHATTLAGFHSPFFLDGVNFSYTPDDYTPMKTLYISIFDGKDWNISDKPMTE, encoded by the coding sequence ATGAAAAACAATCTGACCCGGCGCGATTTCTGCGCCACCGCGCTCGTGACCATCGGCGCTTCGACCATTGCTTCGCCTCACGTCTGGGCGGCCGACAAGAAGTACGACGCCGGCGCCAGCGACACCGAGATCAAGCTCGGTCAGACCATTCCGCATTCCGGACCCGGCTCGCTGTATGGCGTGCTCGGCCGCGTCGGCGAAGCCTATTTCCAGATGCTGAACGAGCAGGGCGGGATCAACGGCCGCAAGATCAAGTTCCTGACGATGGACGACGCCTACAGCGCGCCGAAATGCGTCGAGGCGACGCGCCGGCTGGTCGAGCAGGACGAGGTGCTGGCGTTGTACGGCTCGCTTGGCACCGCGCCGCAGACCGCCGTGCATAAATACCTCAACTCCAAGGGCGTGCCGCAGCTGCTGCTCAACACCGGCGCCTCGAAGTGGAACGATCCCAAGAACAACAAATGGACCATGGCCGGGCTGCCGCTCTATCCAACGGAAGCGCGCATCCTCGCCAAGCACGTGCTGAGCGTGAAGCCGGAAGCGAAGATCGGCATCCTCTATCAGAACGATGATTTCGGCCGCGACTTCCTGGGACCGTTCAAGAAGACGCTGGCCGACGCCGGCGGCAAGGCGCAGGTGATCATGGAGCAGACCTATGATCTCACCGAGCCGACGGTCGATTCGCAGCTGATCAACCTGTCGAAGTCGGGCGCCGACGTGTTCTACAACATCTCCACCGGCAAGGCGACGTCGCAGTCGATCCGCAAGGTCGCCGAGCTCGGCTGGAAGCCGCTGCAGCTGCTGTCGGCCGGCTCGACCGGACGTTCGATCCTCTCGGCCGCGGGTCTCGAGAACGCCAAGGACATCGTTGCTATCCGCTACTCCAAGGATGCTGGGGTGCCGCAGTGGAAAGACGATCCGGACGTCAAGGGTTTCGAGGCGCTGCGCGCCAAGTACCTGCCCAACATCGATCCCGACAACACCATCGCCTATGCCGGCTACGGCCAGGCCGTCTCGATGGGCGAGATCCTGCGCCGTTGCGGCGACACGCTGACCCGCGAGAACGTGCTCAAGCACGCCACCACGCTGGCCGGCTTCCACTCGCCCTTCTTCCTCGACGGCGTCAACTTCTCCTACACGCCGGACGACTACACGCCGATGAAGACGCTCTACATCTCGATCTTCGACGGCAAGGACTGGAACATCTCCGACAAGCCGATGACGGAGTAG
- a CDS encoding ligase-associated DNA damage response DEXH box helicase, producing MTAYLLPVPPRVSPVPPDDSAALPDRFVRWFAARGWAPRAHQLALLDKARANRSALLIAPTGAGKTLAGFLPTLVELGSMSTKPHGSPAAKQRALSTPSPLVGEGRGEGPPGEVPVPSSPSRRSASDERGEFAVSHPTTSPSSATGTSPAAAAKVISTGRSVIRSSGLHTLYISPLKALAVDIARNLEAPISEMGLPIKVETRTGDTPVSRRQRQRRYPPDILLTTPEQMALLLSSDDAPFLFSSLKRVVLDELHALVTSKRGDLLSLALARLWRLAPEMRMIGLSATVAEPEQIARFLVPQPSGGIAAADVVVAGGAAPPVVEMLDTQERLPWAGHSARHALAEMYELIKQNKTTLVFVNTRSQAEMLFQEFWRINDDNLAIALHHGSLDVAQRRKVEDAMSAGRLRGVVCTSSLDLGVDWGDVDLVINVGAPKGCSRLMQRIGRANHRLDEASRAVLVPANRFEVLECSVAIDAIADNAQDTPPLRTGALDVLAQHVLGCACAEPFLSDELYAEVITAAPYASLSPADFDDVVDFVATGGYALKTYERFARIKQDAKGRWRVTNPKVRQSYRMNVGTIVEEAMLKVRLVRSRGGGKTGTTGAIARGGRLLGEIEEAFIEGLTLGDTFVFSGEIVRYEALAEDQVYVSRANDADPKVPSYMGGKFPLSTYLAERVRGLLDDRAAWSVLPEQVRDWLALQKDVSRVPARRELLVETFPRSNKHYLVCYPFEGRLAHQTLGMLLTRRLERARVRPLGFVANEYALAVWGLGDMSLMVKQGRLDLAALFDPDMLGDDLEAWLAESALMKRTFRSCAIISGLIARRSTTEEKTRRQVLFSTDLVYDVLRRHQPDHMLLRAARADAATGLLDLKRLGDMLKRIEGRITHRELDRVSPLAVPVMLEIGRESVYGEAADELLAEAAEELVKEAMG from the coding sequence ATGACTGCCTACCTTCTCCCAGTGCCGCCCCGCGTCTCACCAGTCCCGCCCGACGACAGCGCCGCGCTGCCGGACCGTTTCGTCAGATGGTTCGCGGCGCGCGGCTGGGCGCCGCGTGCGCATCAGCTGGCGCTGTTGGACAAGGCGCGCGCGAACCGCTCGGCGCTGCTGATCGCCCCGACCGGCGCCGGCAAGACGCTTGCCGGGTTCCTGCCGACCTTGGTCGAGTTGGGCTCGATGAGCACGAAACCTCATGGATCTCCTGCAGCCAAGCAGCGTGCTCTCTCCACTCCCTCCCCCCTTGTTGGGGAGGGGCGGGGAGAGGGGCCTCCGGGGGAGGTGCCGGTGCCGTCCTCGCCCTCCCGACGGTCTGCCTCGGATGAACGCGGCGAATTCGCTGTCTCCCACCCCACGACTTCGCCTTCCAGTGCGACAGGAACGAGCCCGGCAGCTGCGGCGAAGGTGATCTCCACCGGGCGATCCGTCATCCGCTCCTCCGGCCTGCACACGCTCTACATCTCGCCGCTGAAGGCGCTCGCGGTCGACATCGCGCGTAATCTGGAAGCGCCGATCTCGGAAATGGGCCTGCCGATCAAGGTCGAGACCCGCACCGGCGACACGCCGGTATCGCGCCGGCAGCGGCAGCGCCGCTATCCGCCGGACATCCTGCTGACGACGCCCGAGCAGATGGCGCTGCTGCTGTCGTCCGACGACGCGCCGTTCCTGTTTTCCTCGTTGAAGCGCGTCGTGCTCGACGAGCTGCACGCGCTCGTCACCTCCAAGCGCGGCGATCTGTTGTCGCTCGCGTTGGCGCGGCTGTGGCGGCTCGCGCCCGAAATGCGCATGATCGGCCTGTCGGCGACGGTCGCAGAGCCCGAGCAGATCGCGCGCTTCCTGGTGCCGCAGCCGAGCGGCGGCATCGCTGCGGCCGATGTCGTCGTCGCCGGCGGCGCCGCGCCGCCGGTCGTCGAGATGCTGGATACCCAGGAGCGGCTGCCATGGGCGGGCCACAGCGCGCGGCATGCGCTGGCCGAGATGTACGAGCTGATCAAGCAGAACAAGACCACGCTCGTATTCGTCAACACCCGCAGCCAGGCCGAGATGCTGTTCCAGGAATTCTGGCGCATCAATGACGACAATCTCGCCATCGCCCTGCATCACGGTTCGCTCGACGTCGCGCAGCGCCGCAAGGTCGAGGATGCGATGTCGGCGGGCAGGCTGCGCGGCGTCGTCTGCACCTCCTCGCTCGATCTCGGGGTCGACTGGGGCGACGTCGATCTCGTCATCAATGTCGGCGCGCCCAAAGGCTGCTCGCGGCTGATGCAGCGGATCGGCCGCGCCAATCACCGGCTCGACGAGGCCTCACGCGCGGTGCTGGTGCCCGCCAACCGCTTCGAGGTGCTGGAATGCTCGGTCGCGATCGACGCCATCGCCGACAATGCGCAGGACACGCCGCCTTTGCGCACCGGCGCGCTCGACGTGCTGGCGCAGCACGTGCTCGGCTGCGCCTGCGCCGAGCCGTTCCTCAGTGACGAGCTCTATGCCGAGGTGATCACCGCCGCGCCCTATGCGTCGCTGTCTCCAGCCGATTTCGACGACGTCGTCGACTTCGTCGCTACCGGCGGCTATGCGCTGAAGACCTATGAGCGCTTCGCCCGCATCAAGCAGGATGCGAAGGGACGCTGGCGCGTCACCAATCCCAAGGTGCGGCAGAGCTATCGGATGAATGTCGGCACCATCGTCGAGGAGGCGATGCTGAAGGTGCGGCTGGTGCGCTCGCGCGGCGGCGGCAAGACGGGCACCACCGGCGCGATCGCGCGCGGCGGCCGGCTGCTCGGCGAGATCGAGGAGGCGTTCATCGAAGGGCTCACGCTCGGCGATACCTTCGTGTTCAGCGGCGAGATCGTGCGCTACGAGGCGCTCGCCGAGGATCAGGTCTATGTCAGCAGAGCCAACGATGCCGATCCGAAAGTGCCGTCCTACATGGGCGGCAAGTTTCCGCTGTCCACCTATCTCGCCGAGCGCGTGCGCGGCCTGCTCGACGATCGCGCGGCGTGGAGCGTGTTGCCGGAGCAGGTGCGCGACTGGCTCGCTTTGCAGAAGGATGTCTCGCGCGTGCCCGCGCGCCGCGAGCTGCTGGTCGAAACCTTCCCGCGCTCCAACAAGCATTACCTCGTCTGCTATCCGTTCGAGGGCCGGCTCGCGCACCAGACGCTCGGCATGCTGCTGACGCGCCGGCTGGAGCGCGCGCGCGTCCGGCCGCTCGGCTTCGTCGCCAACGAATACGCGCTCGCGGTGTGGGGGCTCGGCGACATGTCGCTGATGGTCAAGCAGGGCCGGCTCGATCTCGCCGCTCTGTTCGATCCGGACATGCTGGGTGACGACCTCGAAGCGTGGCTCGCCGAATCCGCGCTGATGAAGCGCACGTTCCGCTCGTGCGCGATCATCTCCGGCCTGATCGCGCGGCGCTCGACCACCGAGGAGAAAACGCGCCGCCAGGTGCTGTTCTCGACCGATCTGGTCTACGACGTGCTGCGCCGGCACCAGCCCGATCACATGCTGTTGCGCGCCGCGCGCGCCGATGCCGCCACCGGTCTGCTCGATCTGAAGCGGCTCGGTGATATGCTCAAGCGCATCGAGGGACGAATCACCCATCGGGAACTCGATCGCGTCTCGCCGCTCGCGGTGCCGGTGATGCTGGAAATCGGCCGCGAATCCGTCTATGGCGAGGCCGCCGACGAGCTCCTGGCAGAGGCCGCCGAGGAGCTGGTCAAGGAAGCGATGGGGTAG
- the pdeM gene encoding ligase-associated DNA damage response endonuclease PdeM — MEIAGLALRVDLSGALVWDEERLLVVSDLHLEKGSSYASRGTLLPPFDTMATLRRLAAVVAHYNPRTVVALGDSFHDRDAHTRLSGDDRACIANLQVGRDWIWITGNHDPAPRGVGGEVADEITLGAVTFRHEPTGARGEIAGHLHPKARVATRARTLERRCFVSDGERAVMPAFGAYAGGLSVRDAAFAKLFPKRAFIAHVLGDRQLHSIAAARCY, encoded by the coding sequence ATGGAGATCGCCGGCCTCGCGCTGCGCGTCGATCTTTCCGGTGCGCTGGTGTGGGATGAGGAGCGCCTGCTCGTCGTCTCCGACCTGCATCTGGAGAAAGGCTCGAGCTACGCGTCGCGCGGCACCCTGCTTCCGCCATTCGATACCATGGCGACCTTGCGCCGGCTCGCCGCCGTGGTCGCGCACTATAACCCGCGCACGGTCGTCGCGCTCGGCGACAGTTTCCACGATCGTGACGCGCATACGCGCCTGTCGGGCGACGACCGCGCCTGCATCGCCAATCTGCAGGTCGGGCGCGACTGGATCTGGATCACGGGCAACCACGATCCCGCGCCGCGTGGCGTCGGCGGTGAGGTTGCGGACGAGATCACGTTGGGTGCGGTGACCTTCCGCCACGAGCCCACTGGCGCGCGCGGCGAGATCGCCGGCCATCTGCATCCCAAGGCGCGGGTGGCGACGCGGGCGCGCACTTTGGAGCGGCGCTGCTTCGTTTCCGACGGCGAGCGCGCTGTCATGCCCGCCTTCGGCGCCTATGCCGGCGGCCTCAGCGTGCGCGACGCGGCCTTTGCCAAGCTGTTCCCGAAGCGCGCCTTCATCGCCCACGTCCTCGGCGACCGCCAGCTGCACAGCATCGCCGCGGCGAGGTGTTATTAG
- a CDS encoding LysR family transcriptional regulator — translation MLDLDLLRSFVSVVEAGGFTRAGERVHRTQSTVSQQIRRLEEDLGQTLLNRDGREVTPTEAGERLLSYARRLLALAEEARDVVARPGPDGAVRLGIPEDFAAYRLAKLLAAFSRAHPALRLDVRADQSLNLKRDIERGDLDLALLKRGVDDTRAAIAAWPEQVYWVTSKSHPINLDGRSLPLIGFPPGCLYRTRAIHALESEGRAWHMAYTSSSLAGIQAAVAAGMGLSILSDMSVQAEHRVLTAREGFAPIDRTEVALVASPDASPATLRLADRLAEFCEKVQAKAA, via the coding sequence ATGCTCGATCTGGACCTGTTGCGCAGCTTCGTCTCGGTGGTCGAGGCCGGTGGCTTCACCCGCGCCGGCGAGCGCGTCCACCGCACGCAATCGACCGTCAGCCAGCAGATCCGCCGCCTCGAGGAGGACCTCGGCCAGACGCTGCTCAACCGCGACGGCCGCGAGGTGACGCCGACCGAGGCCGGCGAGCGGCTGTTGTCCTATGCCCGCCGCCTGCTCGCGCTCGCCGAGGAGGCGCGTGACGTGGTGGCGCGGCCGGGACCCGACGGCGCGGTCAGGCTCGGCATCCCAGAGGACTTTGCCGCCTACCGCCTCGCCAAGCTGCTGGCTGCGTTCTCGCGCGCGCATCCCGCGCTGCGGCTCGACGTCCGCGCCGACCAGAGCCTCAATCTGAAGCGCGACATCGAGCGCGGCGATCTCGACCTCGCGCTGCTCAAGCGCGGCGTCGACGACACCAGGGCGGCGATCGCGGCCTGGCCGGAGCAGGTCTATTGGGTCACCAGCAAGAGCCATCCGATCAATCTCGACGGCCGCTCGCTGCCGCTGATCGGCTTTCCGCCGGGCTGCCTCTATCGCACCCGCGCCATCCATGCGCTGGAGAGCGAGGGGCGCGCCTGGCACATGGCCTACACGTCGTCGAGCCTTGCCGGCATCCAGGCCGCCGTCGCGGCCGGGATGGGCCTGAGCATCCTGTCCGACATGTCGGTCCAGGCCGAACACCGCGTCCTCACCGCGCGCGAGGGCTTTGCGCCGATCGACCGCACCGAGGTCGCGCTGGTCGCCTCGCCCGATGCCAGCCCGGCAACCTTGCGCCTGGCCGATCGGCTGGCCGAGTTCTGCGAGAAGGTGCAGGCGAAGGCGGCGTAG
- a CDS encoding DMT family transporter produces MSSVSSVAVTPVKSNLLPVEIGLFCLLWSFAFVAGKIGVTYCPPLLLLAARFSLAGILILIVPIIRGELRMTWRDGAVFAIIGVANNALYLGLGYTGLQTVSAGLGGLIVSANPVFTAVFAALLLGEPLTLRKMAGLALGTIGVAMIVWHRMSVGTDQLEGILYTLAALASMVTGTILFKQLAPKGSLWVGNGIQNLSAGLVLWPFALSLSSTDAIVLNPQLIGAFAFLVLGGSILAYVLWFHLLKVCGATAASAYHFVMPPLAMIFAFLVLGEHVALQDLFGVVPVAIGIYLVTRAPARTVGVQS; encoded by the coding sequence ATGTCGTCCGTATCCTCCGTTGCCGTGACCCCCGTGAAATCCAACCTGCTGCCAGTCGAAATCGGCCTGTTCTGCCTGCTCTGGAGCTTCGCCTTCGTCGCCGGCAAGATCGGGGTGACCTATTGTCCGCCGCTGCTGCTGTTGGCAGCGCGGTTTTCGCTCGCGGGCATTCTCATCCTGATTGTTCCGATCATCAGGGGTGAGCTGCGCATGACGTGGCGCGATGGCGCGGTGTTTGCGATCATCGGCGTCGCCAACAATGCGCTTTATCTCGGCCTCGGCTACACCGGCCTGCAGACGGTCTCCGCCGGGCTGGGCGGCCTGATCGTCTCGGCCAATCCGGTGTTCACGGCGGTGTTCGCCGCGCTGCTGCTCGGCGAGCCGCTGACGCTTCGCAAGATGGCGGGCCTCGCGCTCGGCACGATCGGCGTCGCCATGATCGTCTGGCACCGCATGTCCGTGGGCACAGACCAGCTCGAAGGCATTCTCTACACGCTGGCGGCGCTGGCCTCGATGGTCACCGGCACTATCCTGTTCAAGCAGCTCGCGCCGAAGGGCAGCCTGTGGGTCGGCAACGGCATCCAGAACCTCTCCGCGGGCCTCGTGCTGTGGCCGTTCGCGCTGAGCCTCTCCAGCACAGACGCGATCGTACTGAATCCACAACTGATCGGCGCGTTCGCGTTCCTGGTGCTCGGAGGTTCGATCCTGGCCTATGTGCTCTGGTTTCATCTCCTGAAAGTGTGTGGCGCCACCGCAGCCAGCGCCTATCACTTCGTGATGCCGCCGCTGGCGATGATCTTCGCCTTCCTGGTGCTCGGCGAGCACGTCGCGCTGCAGGATCTGTTCGGCGTCGTTCCCGTCGCGATCGGGATCTATCTGGTGACGCGGGCGCCGGCCCGCACGGTGGGAGTACAATCATGA
- a CDS encoding MBL fold metallo-hydrolase, with amino-acid sequence MSVAITLIGGPTVLIEIDGFRLLTDPTFDDPGTYQLPHVTLEKLSRPALTADAIGDVDAVLLSHDQHADNLDHGGRAFLSRAPRVLTTEIGATRLGAPTEGLAPWRATELTKEGRSLTITATPARHGPAGIEPFAGDVIGFVLQPEEAAPIYISGDTVFYDGVAEVARRFPAKIVLPFAGAAQTRGPFHLTMDTNDTIETARMFPDALIVPVHTDGWAHFRQGAQDLRMTFDALGFGARLKLLEPGVRTMIEA; translated from the coding sequence ATGAGCGTTGCGATCACCCTGATCGGCGGCCCGACCGTCTTGATCGAAATCGACGGTTTCCGCCTGCTGACCGACCCGACCTTCGACGATCCCGGCACCTATCAGCTCCCGCATGTCACCCTGGAGAAGCTCTCTCGACCGGCCCTGACGGCCGATGCGATCGGCGATGTCGATGCGGTGCTGCTCAGCCATGACCAGCATGCCGATAATCTCGATCATGGTGGACGGGCCTTCCTGAGCCGCGCTCCGCGTGTGCTGACCACCGAAATCGGCGCAACGCGACTCGGTGCGCCTACCGAAGGTCTCGCGCCCTGGCGCGCAACCGAGCTGACGAAGGAGGGCAGGTCGCTGACGATCACGGCGACGCCAGCGCGCCATGGCCCGGCCGGCATCGAGCCGTTCGCAGGCGACGTCATCGGCTTCGTGCTGCAGCCGGAAGAAGCTGCGCCGATCTATATCAGCGGCGACACCGTGTTCTACGACGGCGTCGCCGAGGTGGCGCGGCGCTTCCCTGCGAAAATCGTACTGCCGTTTGCCGGCGCCGCGCAGACCCGCGGACCGTTTCATCTGACCATGGACACCAACGACACGATCGAGACCGCGCGGATGTTTCCCGACGCGCTGATCGTCCCCGTTCATACCGATGGCTGGGCGCACTTCCGCCAGGGCGCGCAGGACCTGCGAATGACCTTCGATGCGCTCGGCTTCGGCGCGCGGCTGAAGCTGCTGGAGCCGGGGGTGCGAACGATGATCGAAGCTTGA
- a CDS encoding TIGR02186 family protein, translating to MTPLRIAAMTLMLLLAGAASARAERLIVSVSNHRVTVTPNYSGEELVLFGSVEREAQAPPGRAAYDLVVTVRGPRADMVTRRKERRFGIWINTDSRQFLKVPGYLALFANRPFDAMASSEVQRRQQLGLTNVLLTQRVGPDYADVVPNDAFRSAFVRLQSQHGLYREDTSAVTFLTPTLFRTGIPLPAAVPIGTYEIEIKLLADGALVTKTETAFEIVKVGFEQFVANTARQSGFVYGLVTAAMALMTGWMASIVFRRD from the coding sequence ATGACGCCGCTCCGCATCGCCGCCATGACGCTGATGCTGCTGCTTGCAGGGGCGGCATCGGCGCGCGCGGAGCGCCTGATCGTCTCCGTTTCCAATCACCGCGTGACGGTGACGCCGAACTATTCCGGCGAGGAGCTGGTGCTGTTCGGCTCGGTCGAAAGGGAAGCGCAGGCGCCGCCGGGCCGCGCGGCCTATGACCTGGTCGTGACCGTGCGCGGGCCGCGCGCCGACATGGTGACGCGGCGCAAGGAGCGCAGATTCGGCATCTGGATCAACACCGATTCGCGCCAGTTCCTGAAAGTTCCGGGCTATCTCGCGCTGTTCGCCAACCGCCCGTTCGATGCAATGGCCTCCTCCGAGGTGCAGCGGCGACAACAGCTCGGCCTGACCAACGTGCTGCTGACCCAGCGCGTCGGCCCCGACTATGCCGATGTGGTGCCAAACGACGCATTCCGCAGTGCCTTCGTGCGGCTGCAGTCGCAGCACGGGCTCTACCGCGAGGACACGTCCGCGGTGACGTTTTTGACGCCGACGCTGTTCCGTACCGGCATTCCCCTGCCCGCGGCGGTGCCGATCGGCACCTACGAGATCGAGATCAAGCTGCTCGCCGACGGCGCGCTCGTCACCAAGACCGAGACGGCGTTCGAGATCGTCAAGGTCGGCTTCGAGCAGTTCGTCGCGAACACGGCGCGGCAGAGCGGCTTCGTCTATGGCCTCGTCACCGCCGCGATGGCGCTGATGACGGGATGGATGGCCTCCATCGTATTCCGAAGGGATTAG
- a CDS encoding sulfite exporter TauE/SafE family protein: MQIYLPIADLPVNIFLLLAMGAAVGFVSGMFGIGGGFLMTPLLIFVGITPAVAVASVSSHIAASSFSGALSYWRRRAIDPSLALVLMIGGTLGTALGVSTFTLLRSLGQLDLMIALSYVVLLSSVGGVMFWEGLRAMMRARQGAVATVRRPGSHVWIHGLPLKMRFKRSKIYVSVIPVIGIGLLIGFLGAVMGIGGGFILVPLLIYLLRVPTSTVIGTSMVLTLATMMIATMLHAVSNHLVDAVLALILMVGGVTGAQFGARAGQMIRGEQLRLLLGLLILAVGIRFAVELVIRPADLFTIRETEMSQ; the protein is encoded by the coding sequence ATGCAGATTTACCTCCCGATCGCCGACCTTCCGGTCAACATCTTCCTGCTGCTGGCAATGGGCGCCGCGGTCGGCTTCGTCTCGGGCATGTTCGGCATCGGCGGCGGCTTCCTGATGACGCCGCTGCTGATCTTCGTCGGCATCACGCCCGCGGTCGCGGTCGCCTCGGTCTCCAGCCACATCGCCGCGTCCTCGTTCTCCGGCGCGCTGTCCTATTGGCGGCGGCGCGCGATCGATCCCTCGCTCGCTTTGGTGCTGATGATCGGCGGCACGCTCGGCACCGCGCTCGGGGTGTCCACCTTCACCCTGCTGCGCTCGCTCGGACAGCTCGATTTGATGATCGCGCTGTCCTACGTCGTGCTGCTTTCGAGCGTCGGGGGCGTGATGTTCTGGGAGGGACTGCGCGCGATGATGCGGGCGCGCCAGGGCGCGGTGGCCACCGTGCGACGTCCGGGCAGCCATGTCTGGATTCACGGCCTGCCGCTGAAGATGCGCTTCAAGCGCTCGAAGATCTACGTCTCGGTGATTCCGGTGATCGGCATCGGACTCCTCATCGGGTTTCTGGGCGCCGTCATGGGCATCGGTGGCGGCTTCATCCTGGTGCCGCTGCTGATCTATCTGCTGCGCGTGCCGACCTCGACCGTGATCGGAACCTCGATGGTGCTGACGCTCGCGACCATGATGATCGCGACCATGCTGCACGCGGTGAGCAACCATCTGGTCGACGCCGTGCTGGCGCTCATCCTGATGGTCGGCGGTGTCACCGGCGCGCAGTTCGGCGCCCGCGCCGGCCAGATGATCCGCGGCGAGCAGCTGCGGCTGCTGCTCGGCCTGTTGATTCTTGCCGTCGGCATCCGCTTCGCGGTCGAGCTGGTGATCCGGCCGGCCGACCTGTTCACGATCCGCGAGACCGAGATGAGCCAATGA
- a CDS encoding COG3904 family protein: MHRGVGAQRPGFRWGRLGSVVFFTILLLSAGIRAYRDLSTPDAWSFWKDQYVSPSLSSTLVTNAAVGGDRAVLAVSGRIGPAAAIWLRERIKESHLKPGDVVLLSSPGGNLEQGVLMGEIIRAQGLSTAVGVADNGGRVRAGFCASACVFAFAGGQPRYGLDGSALGVHRFTSAAQGEDAVADTQRVTGAILGFMTRMGISSQIIEAMSQTRDIRWLEPREAEAMNLVTAPLKPL; this comes from the coding sequence GTGCATCGAGGAGTTGGCGCACAGCGGCCGGGATTTCGATGGGGCCGGCTGGGCTCGGTCGTCTTCTTCACAATACTGCTGCTGAGCGCCGGTATCCGCGCCTATCGCGACCTGTCGACGCCGGACGCCTGGTCGTTCTGGAAGGATCAGTACGTCTCGCCGAGCTTGTCCTCCACACTGGTGACAAATGCCGCTGTTGGCGGCGACCGGGCCGTGCTCGCAGTCAGCGGCCGCATCGGGCCCGCCGCTGCGATCTGGCTGCGCGAGCGGATCAAAGAGTCGCATCTGAAGCCGGGCGACGTGGTTCTGTTGTCCTCGCCCGGCGGCAATCTCGAGCAGGGCGTGCTGATGGGCGAGATCATCCGCGCCCAGGGCCTGTCCACCGCCGTCGGCGTGGCCGACAATGGCGGCCGGGTTCGGGCCGGCTTCTGCGCCAGCGCCTGCGTGTTCGCCTTCGCGGGCGGCCAGCCCCGCTATGGCCTCGACGGATCGGCGCTCGGCGTGCACCGGTTCACCTCGGCGGCCCAGGGCGAGGACGCCGTTGCCGACACCCAGCGCGTGACCGGCGCCATCCTCGGCTTCATGACCCGCATGGGCATCTCGTCGCAGATCATCGAGGCCATGTCGCAGACCCGCGACATCCGCTGGCTGGAGCCGCGAGAGGCCGAAGCGATGAACCTCGTCACGGCTCCGCTCAAGCCTCTTTGA